One stretch of Candidatus Binataceae bacterium DNA includes these proteins:
- a CDS encoding AarF/UbiB family protein, whose product MSGKSNKSITSGRTRRALKMGGLASQVGTSYLWTSLRKPFLDAASHERELLATHIRNARRIVESSTQLRGAFMKLVQMLSMREDLLPLEAIDLLKTTRDGVPPMDYPLIAQQIRRELGKRPEQLFANFEPRAFAAASLGQVHRARLKNGEEVAVKVQYPGIDATVRQDLGNLKLLLRTLQAIAGDLMRQKIETRTVYRELEERLVEELDYRIEARNTTEFHALYADDPETVIPRVIDDLSSRRVLTITYLDGYRLSDLMNPAADLALRKWVTRKYYELVWRQLLEFGVLHTDPHPGNYLVTHHPHICVLDFGSIRHYPEAVRRANLQFARALVERNDRALGLALVKLGYLDRAQKPGPMIEAVHLLFEPVLEDRLYGPEEYDLVGKLAQVGEIAFKYKLYKSPAHGVFTVRALVGLDGIMRGLGVRANYHDLFRDCVTKIPA is encoded by the coding sequence GTGAGCGGAAAGTCGAACAAATCGATCACCTCGGGGCGCACGCGCCGGGCGCTCAAGATGGGCGGACTGGCCTCGCAAGTCGGCACCAGCTACCTGTGGACGTCGCTGCGCAAGCCCTTCCTCGACGCCGCCAGCCACGAGCGCGAACTGCTCGCCACGCACATCCGCAACGCCCGGCGCATCGTCGAAAGCTCCACCCAACTGCGCGGCGCGTTCATGAAGCTGGTGCAGATGCTCTCGATGCGGGAGGATCTGCTGCCGCTCGAGGCGATCGATCTGCTCAAGACCACGCGCGACGGCGTGCCGCCGATGGACTACCCGCTGATCGCGCAGCAGATCCGCCGCGAACTCGGCAAACGCCCGGAACAGCTCTTCGCGAATTTCGAGCCGCGGGCTTTCGCCGCAGCCTCGCTCGGCCAGGTCCATCGCGCGCGGCTGAAAAACGGCGAGGAAGTCGCGGTCAAGGTGCAGTATCCGGGCATCGACGCGACCGTGCGTCAGGATCTCGGCAATCTCAAGCTTCTGCTGCGCACCCTGCAGGCGATCGCGGGCGACCTGATGCGCCAAAAGATCGAAACCCGCACGGTCTATCGCGAACTGGAGGAGCGGCTGGTTGAGGAGCTCGACTACCGGATCGAGGCGCGCAACACCACGGAATTCCATGCGCTCTACGCCGACGATCCCGAAACGGTCATCCCGCGCGTGATCGACGACTTGAGTTCCCGCCGCGTGCTCACGATCACCTACCTCGACGGCTACCGGCTCTCCGACCTGATGAACCCGGCGGCCGACCTGGCGCTGCGCAAATGGGTCACGCGCAAATACTACGAGCTGGTCTGGCGCCAGCTGCTCGAATTCGGCGTGCTCCACACAGACCCGCATCCCGGCAACTACCTGGTGACGCATCATCCGCACATCTGCGTGCTCGACTTCGGATCGATTCGCCACTATCCCGAAGCGGTTCGCCGCGCCAATCTTCAGTTCGCGCGCGCGCTGGTCGAGCGCAACGACCGCGCGCTCGGGCTGGCGCTGGTCAAGCTCGGCTACCTCGACCGCGCGCAGAAGCCGGGCCCGATGATCGAAGCCGTTCACCTGCTGTTCGAGCCGGTGCTGGAGGACCGCCTCTACGGGCCCGAGGAGTACGACCTGGTCGGGAAACTCGCCCAGGTGGGCGAAATCGCCTTCAAGTACAAGCTCTACAAATCGCCCGCGCACGGAGTGTTTACCGTGCGCGCGCTGGTCGGACTCGACGGCATAATGCGCGGGCTCGGCGTGCGCGCCAACTATCACGACCTGTTCCGGGACTGCGTGACGAAAATACCGGCATGA
- a CDS encoding hemolysin family protein — MLLVLVILLLGASALLAASETALFALARMQHTRARLGEAAAKAVDSLLRRPLESLLVIIGFNEAINIFAECLATTFLLAWLGPPGGWISVPVMFVLVLLVSDIAPKTFALGFPAAVARLTAPPLASAALTLHPLARLLVPEEPTPTAPLSESEFKALLVASERFGQVAPAERELIDKVFAFGSRRVSEIMTPRERIFSLDLDTPAERIIAEVAHGHFSRVPVYRGNLNNIVGVLRAKDLIARRLESMPPRLERLVREAYFVPPGKTLGELFEEMRQRRLQLAFVVDEYGQLLGLVTLEDLLEELFGELRDEFELEGPDLAPAGEQAWIASGTIGLARLTEALDGGNAFAPRGHERTLSSLVLRRLGRVPQPGEQLRLGAFEAKVEKVRGATIEQVRLTRWS; from the coding sequence ATGCTGTTAGTGCTGGTCATCCTTTTGCTCGGAGCGAGTGCGCTGCTCGCCGCCTCGGAAACCGCGCTTTTCGCGCTGGCGCGAATGCAGCACACCCGCGCGCGCCTGGGCGAGGCGGCGGCCAAGGCCGTCGATTCATTGCTGCGCCGCCCGCTCGAATCGCTGCTCGTGATAATCGGGTTCAACGAGGCGATTAACATCTTCGCCGAATGTCTGGCGACAACTTTTCTCCTGGCCTGGCTTGGGCCGCCGGGAGGATGGATTTCGGTGCCGGTGATGTTCGTGCTGGTGCTGCTGGTCAGCGACATCGCGCCCAAGACCTTCGCCCTCGGCTTTCCCGCCGCGGTGGCGCGGCTGACCGCACCGCCGCTGGCCTCGGCCGCGCTGACCCTCCATCCGCTGGCGCGGCTGTTGGTGCCCGAGGAGCCGACGCCCACCGCGCCGCTTTCGGAAAGCGAGTTCAAGGCGCTGCTGGTGGCGAGCGAACGGTTCGGCCAGGTGGCGCCCGCCGAGCGCGAGCTGATTGACAAGGTCTTTGCCTTCGGTTCGCGGCGGGTCTCCGAGATCATGACGCCGCGCGAGCGCATCTTCTCGCTCGACCTCGACACCCCCGCCGAACGCATCATCGCCGAAGTCGCTCACGGCCATTTCTCGCGCGTCCCCGTTTACCGCGGCAATCTCAACAATATCGTCGGGGTGCTGCGGGCCAAGGATTTGATCGCGCGGCGCCTGGAGTCCATGCCGCCGCGCCTGGAGCGGCTGGTCCGCGAAGCCTACTTCGTGCCGCCGGGCAAGACGCTCGGCGAATTGTTCGAGGAGATGCGTCAGCGCCGCCTCCAGCTCGCGTTCGTGGTCGACGAATACGGCCAGCTTCTCGGACTGGTCACGCTCGAAGACCTGCTCGAAGAGCTGTTCGGCGAACTGCGCGACGAATTCGAGCTCGAAGGCCCCGACCTCGCTCCAGCCGGCGAGCAGGCATGGATCGCCTCCGGGACGATCGGCCTCGCGCGCCTGACAGAGGCGCTCGACGGCGGCAATGCCTTTGCCCCGCGCGGCCACGAACGCACCCTCAGCTCGCTGGTGCTGCGCCGGCTCGGCCGCGTTCCGCAGCCAGGCGAGCAACTGCGGCTGGGCGCGTTCGAGGCGAAAGTCGAGAAAGTGCGCGGCGCGACGATCGAGCAGGTGAGGCTCACGCGATGGAGCTAG
- a CDS encoding HAMP domain-containing sensor histidine kinase, translating to MANRTLSDDSGSKGDGVVESKGRIRQWAEGMRVEALANLAHELRTPLQVLHGYLDILRDEWAERLDAEPRSMLDRMNSNMHDLSQTVDNIMEFVMSEAGVTGRVQEYVLVSNLVSDLAPAIEAARGGKDVSLKIDLEDAPPTIHLARRPLRSILSNLVLNAIKFTDHGSVTVRISGAPARDAEPGLVLEVSDTGMGMSPALIKQAAEPFTQLSRTSARKYRGLGLGLAVVHRNVRALGAQARSHLDAGPRPGASLCVCRPPRSSPSSGLKRWTNGSSAAAAERASTHPDPLRFSRLPRYRGKRPSPLTAGWSCSCDSFREDASVP from the coding sequence ATGGCAAATCGAACTCTATCCGATGATTCGGGATCGAAGGGCGACGGCGTGGTCGAATCCAAGGGACGGATCAGACAATGGGCCGAAGGAATGCGGGTAGAGGCGCTGGCCAACCTCGCGCACGAATTGCGCACGCCGTTGCAGGTGCTGCACGGCTATCTCGATATCCTGCGCGACGAATGGGCTGAAAGGCTCGATGCCGAGCCGCGATCGATGCTGGACCGGATGAACAGCAACATGCACGACCTCTCCCAGACCGTCGACAACATCATGGAGTTCGTGATGTCGGAGGCCGGAGTTACCGGCCGGGTGCAGGAATACGTCCTTGTAAGCAATCTGGTGAGCGACCTTGCCCCGGCGATCGAAGCGGCCAGGGGCGGCAAGGATGTCAGTCTCAAGATCGACCTCGAGGATGCACCGCCGACAATTCATCTCGCGCGCCGGCCGCTGCGCTCGATTCTTTCCAACCTGGTCCTCAACGCGATCAAGTTCACCGACCATGGGAGCGTCACCGTCCGTATAAGCGGCGCGCCCGCCCGTGACGCGGAGCCCGGCCTCGTGCTCGAGGTCAGCGATACGGGGATGGGGATGAGCCCGGCGCTGATCAAACAGGCAGCCGAGCCGTTCACGCAGCTATCGCGGACCAGCGCGCGCAAGTATCGCGGACTTGGCCTGGGCCTCGCCGTGGTGCATCGCAATGTCCGGGCGCTGGGCGCCCAAGCTCGAAGTCACCTCGACGCCGGGCCGCGGCCCGGTGCTTCGTTGTGCGTATGCCGCCCGCCCCGTTCATCACCGAGCAGCGGGCTAAAAAGGTGGACAAACGGATCTTCGGCCGCGGCGGCAGAGCGGGCAAGCACACACCCAGACCCCCTGCGATTCAGCCGCCTCCCGCGTTACCGCGGAAAGCGGCCGTCGCCACTGACGGCCGGGTGGTCGTGCTCTTGTGATTCGTTTCGTGAAGACGCCAGCGTCCCCTGA
- a CDS encoding 2Fe-2S iron-sulfur cluster-binding protein, with protein MARIRVIYESGEPERVIEFNPAEAPFYHDGRPGSILDVLLGHHIHLEHACGGNCACTTCHVIVKSGFNKLSESSEQEEDLLDKAPGLTPTSRLACQAVIEDPDTEIVVMVPRYTINQVSESAPKPEP; from the coding sequence ATGGCCAGGATTCGCGTTATCTACGAAAGCGGCGAGCCCGAGCGGGTTATTGAATTCAACCCTGCCGAGGCACCGTTCTATCATGACGGCAGACCCGGCTCGATCCTCGACGTCCTGTTAGGCCATCATATCCACCTGGAGCATGCCTGCGGAGGTAATTGCGCCTGCACCACTTGTCACGTGATCGTCAAATCGGGATTCAACAAGCTCTCGGAGTCCTCCGAGCAGGAGGAAGACCTGCTCGATAAGGCGCCGGGGCTGACGCCGACCTCGCGCCTGGCGTGCCAGGCGGTGATCGAGGATCCCGACACCGAAATCGTAGTCATGGTTCCCCGCTACACCATTAACCAGGTAAGTGAGAGTGCGCCAAAGCCCGAGCCGTGA
- the larB gene encoding nickel pincer cofactor biosynthesis protein LarB: MTEERLRRLLEQVAAGRLDAAAALERLRHMPFEDLGFAKVDQHRALRRGVPEVIFGEGKSAAQIAAIGARVVEGGANLVVTRLDPKKARELRRRLRGLVYHPEARLGVIVKRRPAQRGQGIVMVICAGTSDLAVAEEAALCAELFGNAVERLYDVGVAGIHRLTANLERVHASAVLIVAAGMEGALPSVVAGLTDKPVIAVPTSVGYGAAFGGVAALLGMLNSCASGVTVVNIDNGFGAAFAATLINRVGIARERT, translated from the coding sequence ATGACCGAGGAGCGCTTGCGCCGGCTGCTGGAGCAGGTCGCGGCGGGAAGGCTTGACGCCGCAGCGGCGCTCGAACGCCTGCGCCATATGCCCTTCGAGGATCTCGGCTTCGCCAAGGTCGATCAGCATCGCGCGCTGCGCCGCGGAGTACCCGAGGTGATTTTTGGCGAGGGCAAGAGCGCCGCGCAAATCGCGGCGATCGGCGCGCGCGTTGTCGAGGGGGGCGCCAACCTGGTGGTCACGCGGCTCGACCCGAAAAAGGCGCGTGAGTTGCGCCGCCGCCTCCGCGGCCTCGTGTATCATCCCGAAGCCCGCCTCGGCGTGATCGTCAAGCGCAGGCCCGCGCAGCGCGGGCAGGGAATCGTGATGGTGATTTGCGCCGGAACCTCGGACCTTGCGGTGGCCGAAGAGGCGGCGCTCTGCGCCGAGCTCTTCGGCAATGCGGTCGAGCGGCTCTATGACGTCGGCGTCGCCGGCATCCATCGTCTGACCGCCAACCTCGAGCGCGTGCACGCATCGGCAGTGCTGATCGTGGCCGCCGGAATGGAAGGGGCGCTGCCCTCAGTGGTGGCGGGATTGACCGACAAGCCGGTGATCGCGGTGCCTACCAGCGTCGGCTATGGCGCCGCGTTCGGCGGCGTGGCGGCGCTGCTCGGAATGCTCAATTCGTGTGCGAGCGGAGTCACCGTGGTCAATATCGACAACGGTTTCGGTGCCGCCTTCGCCGCCACTCTCATCAATCGCGTCGGGATCGCCCGGGAGCGGACGTGA
- the lexA gene encoding transcriptional repressor LexA, translated as MATLTKRQKQLVDFLENYITEHGYAPTLSEVGQYFGLSSLATVHKHLHNLEQKGFIRRVHNHSRALEVTVESKRPAAHELKLVGTVAAGVPIEAVESNDTIAVPEEFVRRDNTFCLRVKGESMIDEGIRDGDYIIVEGRDAATPGETVVALIGDEATVKKYFPENGGKVRLQPANASMDPIFVSEDNLRIRGVVVGLMRHYR; from the coding sequence ATGGCCACGCTCACAAAACGGCAGAAGCAACTCGTCGATTTCCTAGAGAACTATATCACCGAGCACGGCTACGCGCCGACACTGAGCGAGGTCGGACAGTACTTCGGACTATCCTCGCTGGCCACGGTGCACAAGCATCTACATAACCTCGAACAAAAGGGCTTCATCAGGCGCGTACACAATCACAGCCGCGCGCTCGAAGTCACGGTCGAAAGCAAGCGGCCAGCGGCGCACGAGCTGAAACTTGTCGGCACCGTCGCCGCCGGCGTGCCGATCGAAGCCGTCGAAAGCAATGACACTATCGCGGTGCCCGAGGAGTTCGTGCGGCGGGACAACACATTCTGTCTGCGCGTCAAAGGCGAGTCGATGATCGACGAGGGCATTCGCGACGGCGACTACATCATCGTCGAGGGACGCGACGCGGCTACACCGGGCGAAACCGTGGTCGCGCTTATCGGCGATGAAGCCACGGTCAAGAAATACTTCCCTGAAAACGGCGGCAAGGTCCGCCTGCAGCCGGCCAACGCCAGCATGGATCCAATTTTCGTCAGCGAAGACAACCTGAGGATTCGCGGCGTGGTGGTCGGGCTGATGCGTCACTACCGGTAG
- a CDS encoding hemolysin family protein, translating into MELGVLIAAIAACILVQAFFAASEIAMVVTDETKLAAANARDQRETPLLLALLRRRERVLALTLTGANLATVIAASVLTVFMHQFGPHYSYLAPFILAPLTLLIGESLPKLLTFRRPISFARIAATPLRALEAAFWPMLQIETVVSRWLRRLAGVPSDMQSVFITREDLALMIRSLADQPQPSIADAILPAERQMISRIFRFRNAEARQAMVPLVRVEAAALETTLAEAAEIARRSGFSRIPVFEKRIVNIVGLLHVFDLLEAPDLSRPVSEVMRQVAYYAESTPLDQMLLTFQRTGQNLAVIVDEYGGAAGILTLEDLLEEIVGEIEEEHAPGEELVRVISPRALSASARATVTELNERFRLRLPESAEYATIGGLVVERLGHIPRPGEQLKAGEATLTVVRADARAVREILITPARPLYAEQARRR; encoded by the coding sequence ATGGAGCTAGGCGTGCTCATCGCCGCGATCGCGGCGTGTATTCTGGTGCAGGCTTTCTTCGCCGCCAGCGAAATCGCGATGGTGGTGACCGACGAGACTAAGCTCGCGGCCGCCAATGCGCGCGACCAGCGCGAAACTCCGTTGCTGCTCGCGCTGCTGCGCCGCCGTGAGCGGGTGCTGGCGCTCACGCTCACCGGGGCCAACCTGGCGACGGTTATCGCCGCCAGCGTGCTCACCGTGTTCATGCATCAGTTCGGACCCCACTATTCCTATCTCGCGCCCTTCATCCTGGCCCCGCTGACGCTGCTGATCGGCGAATCGTTGCCCAAACTCCTGACCTTCCGCCGTCCGATCAGTTTCGCACGGATCGCCGCGACCCCGCTGCGCGCTCTCGAAGCCGCCTTCTGGCCGATGCTCCAGATCGAAACCGTGGTCAGCCGATGGCTCAGACGGCTCGCCGGCGTGCCCTCTGACATGCAGAGCGTGTTCATCACGCGCGAAGACCTCGCCCTGATGATTCGCTCGCTTGCCGATCAGCCGCAGCCTTCGATCGCGGATGCGATCCTGCCGGCCGAGCGCCAGATGATCAGCCGCATCTTCCGCTTCAGGAACGCCGAAGCGCGCCAGGCGATGGTGCCGCTGGTGCGGGTCGAGGCGGCCGCGCTCGAAACCACGCTCGCGGAAGCCGCCGAAATCGCGCGGCGCTCCGGCTTCAGCCGGATCCCGGTCTTCGAAAAGCGTATCGTCAACATCGTGGGGCTGCTCCACGTCTTCGATCTCCTCGAAGCGCCCGACCTGAGCCGTCCGGTCAGCGAAGTGATGCGCCAGGTGGCATACTATGCCGAATCCACGCCGCTGGACCAGATGCTGCTCACCTTCCAGCGCACCGGACAGAACCTGGCCGTCATCGTCGACGAGTACGGCGGCGCGGCGGGGATTCTTACGCTCGAGGACCTGCTCGAGGAGATCGTGGGCGAGATCGAAGAGGAGCACGCGCCGGGCGAGGAACTGGTGCGCGTGATAAGTCCGCGCGCGCTCAGCGCGTCGGCGCGCGCGACCGTGACCGAACTCAACGAGCGCTTCCGACTGCGACTGCCGGAAAGCGCCGAGTATGCTACGATCGGCGGGCTCGTGGTCGAACGTCTTGGTCATATTCCCCGGCCCGGCGAACAGCTCAAGGCAGGCGAAGCGACGCTCACGGTGGTGCGCGCCGACGCGCGCGCGGTGCGCGAAATTCTGATCACGCCCGCCCGGCCACTGTATGCCGAGCAGGCGCGCCGGCGCTAA
- a CDS encoding FAD-dependent oxidoreductase has translation MSEPGTPAASPPRRQVYRARVERVHDHNSDTRSLFLSLVNGGRLAFIPGQFISISLALENETRVRPYTLASSPEDTGAIEICFNRVPGGVGVRYLFERKAGDELQFTGPFGAFTMERAPEQECVFIAEGTAIAPIRPMIRRALGMPSPPPINLLYAATDSDHLLYRHEIEEWSAAGVKFTSVLAPAAELYARLIAEAQRRWIDADSERGRQFYVCGVGIGVLALRDLLRGAGYERRAVHYEQW, from the coding sequence ATGAGTGAGCCGGGGACGCCCGCCGCTTCGCCGCCGCGGCGGCAGGTTTACCGCGCGCGCGTCGAGCGGGTACACGATCACAACTCCGACACGCGGTCGCTGTTCCTGAGTCTCGTCAACGGCGGGCGGCTCGCCTTCATCCCCGGCCAGTTCATCTCGATCTCGCTCGCGCTAGAAAACGAAACGCGCGTGCGGCCGTATACTCTTGCTTCGAGCCCGGAAGATACCGGTGCGATCGAAATTTGCTTCAACCGGGTGCCGGGCGGTGTCGGCGTGCGCTACCTGTTCGAGCGCAAGGCCGGCGACGAACTTCAATTCACGGGGCCGTTCGGAGCGTTCACGATGGAACGCGCGCCGGAGCAGGAATGCGTATTCATAGCCGAGGGCACCGCGATCGCGCCGATTCGCCCGATGATCCGCCGCGCCCTCGGCATGCCGTCGCCCCCGCCGATCAACCTGCTCTACGCGGCGACCGATTCAGACCATCTCCTTTATCGCCACGAGATCGAGGAGTGGTCGGCGGCAGGAGTCAAATTCACGTCCGTCCTGGCGCCTGCCGCGGAGCTTTACGCGCGGCTGATCGCCGAAGCGCAGCGCCGATGGATCGACGCCGATTCCGAACGCGGCCGTCAGTTTTACGTATGCGGCGTCGGCATAGGCGTGCTCGCACTTCGCGATCTGTTGCGCGGGGCCGGCTACGAGCGGCGCGCCGTTCACTACGAACAATGGTGA